A window of the Planococcus citri chromosome 4, ihPlaCitr1.1, whole genome shotgun sequence genome harbors these coding sequences:
- the LOC135843018 gene encoding major facilitator superfamily domain-containing protein 6-like — MQQPANPRPRVDPNALGEVDPTEYPEPKESTHKIRGRSDILALLFGDEDHELIVVKLFYFFFYSAFGSLFPLMGVYFKQLGMDPSQCGLLIGCRPFVEFLSAPFWGSYADRWKKGKTLLLASLSCWILFTLPIGYLQPPARNCIKQYGNKVKLELPSTTFLFNDPSKDKVLPTTDPNDTSPSSVSITQADVGKSPLKVIDTTNPNAENLVTPLYSSVVYKTEDVQKSFFLMLLLIIIGEFFSAPAITLVDSAVITLLGEDADRYGHQRMFGSVGWGLSMFFLGIALDRSTAFTNHPCGLPGEREKNYRTCFFAFSVLMGGALISATQIAFRYEDPPETNDAQKQPLSQDEDDAMEQEVARQLNLPSLASHTSGGSGQRKQQIPRIEGEDGQTPPMVGKTKIFAQTTREMPEWMTTLKHFGNLKYGSFLFVAWVMGFGIGLIFTFLFWHLQEAGGTPTLFGFASIINHISEILAYFWSFKLIRSVGHIKVLCLALFGNVLRFLYVSILTKPWLVLPFELMQGITHAAVWAACCSYIAHNTPPELRNSAQGVLQGIHHGLGRGCGAIIGGFFVRSYGSPATFRGYGIFCALVLAAFIFINFYRKDTGFVSDLPMSEDPHQVMEESIHLAPHGVPSNPIPRVLSSSKLPDLSNEGQSYGTTNHTPSNNLHPDSGRGATNPFLQHNDTNYQHNQTYSHETETKILDIVKNYDIMSQMNDKMNDEWMDKQPLTSIHIQQPHNVIKAYDW; from the exons ATGCAGCAGCCAGCCAACCCGCGGCCTCGAGTCGATCCAAATGCGTTGGGAGAAGTTGACCCCACGGAATATCCGGAACCGAAAGAGTCCACGCATAAGATTAGAGGAAGATCGGATATATTAGCATTACTATTTGGAGATGAGGATCACGAATTGATCGTAGTAAAATTGTTCTATTTCTTTTTCTACTCGGCTTTCGGATCTTTGTTTCCACTCATGGGAGTGTACTTCAAACAACTGGGAATGGATCCGAGTCAGTGTGGATTGCTAATCGGTTGCAGACCTTTCGTGGAGTTTTTATCGGCGCCTTTTTGGGGCAGTTATGCTGATAG gtggaaaaaaggaaaaacactGTTGCTGGCTTCACTATCTTGTTGGATTTTATTCACGTTACCCATCGGATATCTTCAACCTCCTGCTCGCAATTGCATCAAACAATACGGCAATAAAGTGAAATTGGAACTTCCTAGCACCACGTTTTTGTTCAACGATCCCTCAAAAGATAAGGTTTTACCAACAACAGATCCGAACGATACATCCCCATCGAGTGTTTCGATCACGCAAGCAGATGTTGGAAAATCACCCCTGAAAGTGATCGATACCACAAATCCGAATGCAGAAAATTTAGTTACACCTCTGTACTCATCTGTCGTTTATAAAACTGAA GACGTTCAAAAATCCTTTTTCCTCATGTTACTTCTAATTATAATCGGCGAATTCTTCAGTGCTCCGGCCATTACTCTGGTAGATTCTGCAGTAATTACTTTGCTCGGTGAAGATGCTGATCGTTACGGTCATCAGCGTATGTTCGGATCCGTTGGCTGGGGTTTATCGATGTTCTTTCTGGGTATCGCTCTGGATCGATCGACTGCTTTCACGAATCACCCTTGCGGTTTGCCCggcgaaagagaaaaaaattaccgaacgTGTTTCTTTGCTTTTTCCGTCCTGATGGGAGGAGCGCTAATCTCAGCTACTCAAATAGCATTCCGTTACGAAGATCCGCCAGAAACGAACGACGCGCAGAAACAACCTCTTTCCCAAGATGAAGATGATGCTATGGAGCAAGAAGTTGCCAGACAGTTGAATTTACCTTCGTTGGCATCACACACCTCTGGAGGATCTGGTCAACGAAAACAGCAAATTCCTCGGATAGAAGGTGAAGATGGCCAGACACCACCTATGGTTGGAAAG ACGAAAATATTCGCTCAAACTACCAGGGAAATGCCAGAATGGATGACCACCTTGAAAcactttggaaatttgaaatacgGGTCATTTTTATTCGTGGCATGGGTCATGGGTTTTGGAATCGGATTAATATTCACGTTTCTCTTTTGGCATTTACAA GAAGCTGGTGGTACTCCTACACTTTTTGGATTCGCCTCGATCATTAACCACATTTCCGAAATACTGGCGTATTTTTGGAGTTTTAAATTGATACGATCCGTTGGCCATATCAAA GTTCTCTGTCTGGCTTTATTTGGTAATGTACTCAGATTTTTGTACGTATCAATCTTAACGAAACCGTGGCTCGTTTTACCATTCGAATTAATGCAAG GTATAACCCACGCTGCAGTTTGGGCCGCCTGTTGTTCGTACATAGCTCACAATACACCCCCTGAATTACGAAATTCAGCTCAGGGTGTACTCCAAGGGATACATCATGGATTAGGTCGCGGCTGTGGAGCCATAATTGGAGGGTTTTTCGTCAGAAGCTACG GTTCTCCAGCAACTTTCCGAGGTTATGGTATTTTCTGCGCTCTGGTTCTTGCAGCGTtcatattcatcaatttttacagaaaagatACTGGATTTGTCTCAGACTTGCCCATGAGTGAAGATCCACATCAG gTCATGGAGGAGAGCATTCATCTTGCCCCTCATGGAGTTCCCAGTAACCCAATACCCCGTGTATTGTCGAGCTCCAAATTACCAGATTTATCCAACGAAGGCCAAAGTTACGGTACTACTAATCATACACCATCTAATAATCTGCATCCTGATTCAG GTCGAGGTGCGACAAATCCATTTTTACAACATAATGATACAAATTACCAACACAATCAAACGTACTCGCATGAAACAGAAACAAAGATTTTggatattgtcaaaaattacgaC ATCATGTCGCAAATGAATGATAAAATGAACGACGAATGGATGGATAAACAACCTCTCACCAGTATTCATATACAACAACCCCATAATGTCATTAAAGCATATGACTG GTAA
- the LOC135845160 gene encoding prolyl endopeptidase-like: MTSKLYVLLGILVVFTPPTSPSTPVTSPNPPTAGTPSAGFIPADKYPNARRDESVEDTYPGGVKIKDPYQWLENPDSSETKKFIEEEMAITKPYLEKSPFRAELHARYTELSNYSKLKGPFQEGKYFYSFRNTGLQNQDVLFKSDSFKDEGKVFLDVNKLSKDGTVAIGTYEFSNDGNLFAYLLGSGGSDWKTVHFMDVEKGCSMNTFVGNNENQFIFQTNKDADNFKLIVIDITNPDPGAWKDLIPEDKKYSMDWAGAAYDNYLVLGYIEDVKSVVQLHDMKTGKMIKKFPLEVGTVAYESIFGGRRTPHVFFNFVSFLTPGITYHFDLSKPPFDLEVINEIKLKNFDREKFTVEQLFYPSKDGTKVPMYCVHKKHQHELTSFLMQDLEKNGNNFAFMYAYGIYGVSNLPYFAVNRLVVISNFDGVHCMANIRGGG, from the exons ATGACTTCGAAATTATACGTTTTACTAGGGATTTTGGTGGTTTTCACGCCACCGACTAGTCCTTCTACACCAGTGACAAGTCCGAATCCTCCAACTGCTGGTACACCATCTGCTGGATTC ATTCCCGCTGACAAATATCCTAACGCCAGAAGAGACGAATCAGTAGAGGACACATATCCAGGTGGCGTCAAG ATCAAGGATCCGTACCAATGGTTAGAAAATCCCGATAGCTCCGAAACAAAGAAATTCATCGAGGAAGAAATGGCCATTACCAAACCCTACTTGGAGAAAAGTCCATTCCGTGCAGAATTACACGCTCGTTACACAGAATTGAGTAACTATTCAAAGTTGAAAGGTCCGTTTCAGGAAGGCAAATATTTCTACTCATTCCGGAATACTGGTTTACAGAATCAAGA cgtGCTTTTCAAATCAGATTCATTTAAAGATGAAGGTAAAGTGTTTCTTGACGTGAATAAACTCAGCAAAGATGGCACCGTtgcgataggtacctatgaattCAGCAATGACGGAAATCTTTTCGCATATTTATTGGGTTCCGGTGGATCTGACTGGAAAACGGTGCACTTCATGGATGTGGAAAAAGGTTGCAGCATGAATACC TTTGTCGGCAACAACGAAAACCAATTCATTTTCCAAACTAATAAAGACGCCGATAACTTCAAACTAATTGTGATCGATATTACAAATCCCGATCCTGGAGCGTGGAAAGACCTCATACCTGAAGATAAAAAGTATAGCATGGATTGGGCCGGCGCAGCATACGATAATTATTTGGTGTTAGGCTATATCGAAGACGTTAAA AGTGTTGTTCAACTACACGACATGAAAACTggtaaaatgatcaaaaaattcccGTTGGAAGTTGGTACAGTTGcatatgaatcgatttttggtggtAGAAGAACTCCTCACGTGTTTTTCAACTTCGTATCATTCCTGACACCCGGAATCACTTATCATTTTGATTTATCAAAACCACCATTCGACCTTGag GTtataaatgaaatcaaattgaagaattttgatcgcgaaaaattcactgtGGAGCAACTATTCTACCCGAGTAAAGATGGAACCAAAGTACCCATGTATTGCGTTCATAAAAag CATCAACACGAGCTTACTAGTTTTCTGATGCaggacttggaaaaaaatggaaacaatttCGCATTCATGTATGCTTACGGTATCTATGGTGTCAGCAATTTGCCATATTTTGCAGTCAATCGTTTGGTAGTGATAAGCAATTTTGATGGCGTACATTGCATGGCAAATATCAGAGGAGGAGggtaa